Genomic window (Prosthecochloris aestuarii DSM 271):
AATTGCCGAGCCGGACCGTCATGAGCTCACCAACCTGTACGATGTTGGCTTCCATTTTGTTGTCGAATACAAACGGTAAACGCAGTTTCATCACATAGTGCCCGTCGCTTTTCTTCTGAATATCGACATGCTCTTCACGGTAGAGAATCTCCGTCGGGTCGGAGGTATCGTAGATGATGTCGCCGACCTGGCAGAGCATTTCAAGGCCGAAGACTTCCTTGCGCAACAGAGGGACCTGAGTGATAGGAATCGGGGAAAATGACTTCTCGATCTGGTCGATGTAGAGTTTCTGGATCTCTTTCCATTCTTTCAGGTATTCTCCGTCGACAGCATCCGTCATGACGCGGTTGATGACGATCTGATCGACGGTGATCCCATAGAGATTGAGGTAGGTCAGCGCTCGCATGGACTCTTTGATCACCATCTTTTCCGGGTTCATGACAAGGCGTACCGTTGTTTTGCTTGAGTCTGAGAGGAGCTCGATAATGCCGTCTATTGACGAGAAGAGGTTGTCGACCTGGTCATAGACAGCTTCATCCGGGACCAGTTCCCTGAGTTTTCCAACGCGTTTGGATATGGGTCGTATGACAGGTTTGACGACATATTTTTCCATGTTTCTCATGAGCTTGAGCATCCATCCGAACGTTTCCGGAATGGAGAGGAGACGAAGGGTTTCTCCTGTCGGGGCGCAGTCGATGACCAGCAGGTCGTATTCTTTCGATTCATTGTACTTCTTGATATAGGAGAGGGAGAAGAGTTCTTCCATGCCCGGCAGGACGCCCATCTCTTCGACGTAGATTCCCTTGATGCCCTGAACCTCCATCAGATGAGCGAAATGTTGTCGCACCACCTCCCAGTTGAGGCTCAGGTCTCCGTAAACGCTGACCTCCTGTCCGTAGAGGTTATCAGCGATTTTAACCGGAGCCGAGCCGAGATCAATATCGAAGGAGTCTCCGAGACTGTGGGCGGGATCGGTCGAAATGACTAGTGTCTTATAGCCCATTCCTGCTGCTTTAAGCGCTGTGGCGGCGGCAATGGTTGTTTTTCCGACGCCCCCTTTTCCTGTAAATACAATGTTTCTCATGTTCGCCCCTGTTACATTGATCGTGCCGAACCTTTTACTAGAACGGTTGACAGGCGTTGAAAATTCTGTGAAGAGCTATCCGGTCATTCAGAGGCCATAGGGGGTTCCCATGACCTCTGGCCAGGAGAAGCATGGGGATAAGCGGCTTATCGTTATCAGAGAAACAGGATAATGTCGTCCAGGTTTTTTCTTGTTTTCGGTCGGGGCTTTGCATCCGCAGCAGGGTAGCCGATCGGGGTGAATGCAAACAGCACCTCATCGTCGTTCAGAGCAAGTGCCGTGCGGAGCAGGGCAGGGTCGAACGCCTCGATCCAGCAGGTTGCCAGACCTTCCCATGTCGCAGCGAGAATGATGTGGTCAAGAGCGATTGTCAGATCGGTTTCAATCGAGTTATAGCCGTCGTATTTTCTGATCCAGGCTTCATCCGGTCGGCCGGTGACGAAGAGCAGATGAGGTGCGCTCTGTATCCAGTCAGCAGGGTAACAGGGGTAAATTTCCTGCAGTTTGTCAGGCGAGCTGACCACCTTGAATGTCCATGGCTGCAGGTTTTTTGCTGAAGGGGCCATTCTTCCGGCATTGAGTATCCGTCTGAGCATGTCGTCAGGGACCGGTTTCTCTTTGATGAAGCTTCTGAGGCTTGAGCGACTCGAAACGAGATCGTAAAAGTCCATGGTTTTTTTCAGTTTTGCGGTTGAGTTTTCAACAGTTCAGCAAATCAACCTGTCTTTACCTCTTCTCCTGCGGCGAACTGTTTGAGTGCGTCGATGTCCGAAGGTTTGCCGATAGCAATCAGGATGCCGTTTTTCTGGATGACCTCGGCAGGTATAGGGCTTGTATGGATCTCTCCTCCGGGCAGCTTGTAGCCGATAATGTTGACCCGGAAGCGATTGTAGATGTCGGCTTGCCTGAACGAGAGGCCACAGAGCGAAGAACTCTCGCTGACAGAGAACTGCGACATGGTGAGGTCGAGGTTTTTTGCGTCGTTGAGTTCGTCGAGGTACTCTTCCAGGCCGGGGTCGATGAGAAGGTTCGCCATTTTTCTGCCTGCGGATTTATAGAGCAGTACGACGCGTTCAGCTCCCGCTCTGAGCAGTTTGTTTTCCGACTCTTCGCAGTCTGCGCGGGCTACAATATGCAGGCCGGGTTTGAGGGTTCTTGCTGTGAGGACGATAAAAACATTTTCAGCATCGGTATTGGCTGCGGCGATCAGGCCCCTGGCTTTATCCAGACCGGCGTCTTTCAGAACGGTTTCGTCAGCGGCGTTTCCCTTGAGGGCGACGTAGCCGAGGTCCCTTGCCAGAAGAATTTTTTCGATGGTCGTATCGATGATGACGAAGGGGATGCCCTTTTCCTGCAGTTCTGTTGCGACATTGGTCCCGAGGCGCCCGTAGCCGCAGATAATGAAGTGGTCGTTGAGCTTGCGGAGCATGCGGATATTTCGTTGAAGTTCCCAGTGAGATCGCCATTCGCCTGACAAAAAGAAGACAGCGACATTGCTTAACGTAAAGAAAAATAAACTGGTTCCGCCGATAATCAAAGCTAAGGTGAAGATGCGTCCGCTTTCCGACAGCGTGTGGATTTCGCTGAACCCGACCGTACTGAGCGTGATGACGGTCATATAGAGGGCATCAACCGGAGTCATGTGTTCGATGATCATATATCCGGTTGTTCCGGCCCAGATGAGCAGGACCACGCTGACGATGGATATCGAAAAGCGGCGAAGCGTGATGAACTGTTGGGTGTCCTTTGCCAATGAAGCGTGATGATGTTTGGTTATCGGGGATTCCCGTCGGTCGGCTTCAGGCCTGTTGAATCGGGCGGAAGTCTTTAGAAATGCTTTTGAACATTTTATCGGTTGCCGATTGCATGATAAAAGACATTCCTGCGTTGGTCATGCTTCTGATGATGGTTTCAGGGATGATCCGGAAGGCGGGGTACAGGGTGAATTTGACGTCTACCCGGAGATCGAAGTCGACCATGGTCTGGGCGTTGCTGTGTGGCTTGACATACATTTCGGCAAATGCTCTTCCTTCGAAAATATAGTTTTTCGGATCATCGATAGTGTTGTCCCAGGGATGGTGCGCCCAGGTGATTTTTCTGCCGACGGTATGCTTGCTGATGATATCTTCAGGAATGGTTTCAGGGTCGATGTTGTCATACTCGTCAGGGAGTTCAACCAGCAGTTCCTGGATCTCTTCGATGTAGAATATGACGTCAAACGGGTTGTTCTGCGGGTCGGTTACCCGGAAATGCCATTTGTAAACATTTGTTTTGGCTGTTTTTTCAACCTTATGACAAAACGGATTGAATGCCAGTATCCTGGCATGATCGGACAGATAATCGATCGTTTCATGAAACTCTGCGTGGAAGATCCATTCGCCTTTGCTTTTACCGGTCGCTTCCATTTCCATAGTGCTCTCTCCAGGGTCTCCGGGTTGTATCGTACTTGGCATCTGCCTGAATCAGACCTTGCGTTCTCCGATTCAGACAGGATATCATTGGTTCTTGTGTAAGAGTCAGACTTTTAATATACGGAGAATCTGCAATAATTGCATCGTAGCCTTCTGTAACCGGTAGCAATCAAGCAGCTACTGCTGTTGTTCCTGAAG
Coding sequences:
- a CDS encoding ArsA family ATPase, which translates into the protein MRNIVFTGKGGVGKTTIAAATALKAAGMGYKTLVISTDPAHSLGDSFDIDLGSAPVKIADNLYGQEVSVYGDLSLNWEVVRQHFAHLMEVQGIKGIYVEEMGVLPGMEELFSLSYIKKYNESKEYDLLVIDCAPTGETLRLLSIPETFGWMLKLMRNMEKYVVKPVIRPISKRVGKLRELVPDEAVYDQVDNLFSSIDGIIELLSDSSKTTVRLVMNPEKMVIKESMRALTYLNLYGITVDQIVINRVMTDAVDGEYLKEWKEIQKLYIDQIEKSFSPIPITQVPLLRKEVFGLEMLCQVGDIIYDTSDPTEILYREEHVDIQKKSDGHYVMKLRLPFVFDNKMEANIVQVGELMTVRLGNYQKGVVLPAFLAGLRVSSADYEDKWLVINFTTKEETSASPERG
- a CDS encoding nitroreductase family protein, producing MDFYDLVSSRSSLRSFIKEKPVPDDMLRRILNAGRMAPSAKNLQPWTFKVVSSPDKLQEIYPCYPADWIQSAPHLLFVTGRPDEAWIRKYDGYNSIETDLTIALDHIILAATWEGLATCWIEAFDPALLRTALALNDDEVLFAFTPIGYPAADAKPRPKTRKNLDDIILFL
- a CDS encoding potassium channel family protein, with protein sequence MAKDTQQFITLRRFSISIVSVVLLIWAGTTGYMIIEHMTPVDALYMTVITLSTVGFSEIHTLSESGRIFTLALIIGGTSLFFFTLSNVAVFFLSGEWRSHWELQRNIRMLRKLNDHFIICGYGRLGTNVATELQEKGIPFVIIDTTIEKILLARDLGYVALKGNAADETVLKDAGLDKARGLIAAANTDAENVFIVLTARTLKPGLHIVARADCEESENKLLRAGAERVVLLYKSAGRKMANLLIDPGLEEYLDELNDAKNLDLTMSQFSVSESSSLCGLSFRQADIYNRFRVNIIGYKLPGGEIHTSPIPAEVIQKNGILIAIGKPSDIDALKQFAAGEEVKTG
- a CDS encoding DUF1997 domain-containing protein: MEMEATGKSKGEWIFHAEFHETIDYLSDHARILAFNPFCHKVEKTAKTNVYKWHFRVTDPQNNPFDVIFYIEEIQELLVELPDEYDNIDPETIPEDIISKHTVGRKITWAHHPWDNTIDDPKNYIFEGRAFAEMYVKPHSNAQTMVDFDLRVDVKFTLYPAFRIIPETIIRSMTNAGMSFIMQSATDKMFKSISKDFRPIQQA